The Stigmatella ashevillena genomic sequence TCAAGCCCGCCTATGTGGAAGCGCTCGAGGAGCGGGTCGGTGCCTCCGTCGATGAGGAGGTGGAGGTGGGCGGAGAGACGCAGAAGCTCTTGGTGGAGGCGCTCGGGGCCAGCGCGCCGGAGCGCGTGCTGCGCGCGGTGGACATGCTGGCCCAGGCCGAGGTGCCGCTCAGGGCCCACCTGCCCGCGCTCCTGAGCCACTCGAACGAGCGGGTGGTGGAGCGGGGCGTGGAGCTGGCGCTGGAGCTGGGCGCGTACGAGACCTCTCCAACCTTGGAGCGGTTGGTGGAGGAGGGCCCCCGGCGCCCGAGAGACCAGGCCGTGTGGGCGTTGGCGCGCCTGTCTCCGGGGCGTGCCGAGCGGCTGCTGCCGTCGTTGCTGGAGCACCCGGACATCGGGCTGCGCTGTGCGGCCATTGGCGCGATGATCCACTCGCAGGGCCACAGCGCGGCCTTGGCGGCGCTCAGTGCGTTGCTGGCCCGGGGTGCCCAGGCGCCCGTGGCCGAGCGGCGGGAGGTGGCGCGGCTGCTGGGGCGGTTGAATGACTCGCGGTTCGCCTCGCCCCTGGCGCAATACCTCTCGGATGCGGACTCTTCCGTGCGCCGGGTGGCCATCGATGCGGCGGGCGTGGGGCAATACCTGGAGCTGGCGCCCCGGCTGCTGACGTTCCTGACCTGGCGCGAGGAGCGGAAGGACGCGCGCGAGGCCCTCGCGGCGCTCGGGGACCGGGTCATGCCCCTGCTGGAGGTGACGCTCAACAACCGCGCCGCGCCCGTGGCCATGCGGCTGCAGTTGACGCGCGTCATGCGCAGCATCGCCACGTCCGATGCGCTCCACGCGTTTCTCTTCTCCAACGTGCGCGACGATGCCTTCCTGCAGTTCCGCATCGGCTCGGAGATGTCCCGCCTGCGCGACGAGCACCCGGAGTTCCCGGTGGACGTGGAGCGGGTGCGCGAGGCCCTGGGGCGAAGGCGGGAGGTGTACCGTGAGCGCGTGGAGGCGTTCCGGGATCTGCGCGCGGCGCTGGGGGATGGCTCGCTGCTCACCCGGGCCGTGGGGGACCGGCTGGATCAGGCCCTGGAGCTGTCCTTCTTCCTGCTGGGGTTGCTCCACCCGCCCCAGGTGATGCGGCGCGTGCACCAGCTCCTGGTGGGGAAGGATCCCCGCCGCCGGGCCTACGCGCTGGAGTTGCTGGACAACGTCGTCGAGGAGGAAGACCGCGACTTGGTGCTGGAGCAGGTGGAGGCCCACCACCGGGATCTGCCCCTGGGCGCCGCGGGGCGGCTGGAGTCTCACCTGGAGGTGCTCATCCAGAGTGAGGACAGCGTGCTGCGCGCTTGCGCGCGCTATGTGGCCCAGCGGCAAGGCTCGCTGGTGGTGCCTTCCGCGCAGGAGAGTGACATGAGTGAAGTGACCGTTCAGAAGATGTTCGCGCTGGAGAGCGTGAGCGTCTTCTCTCAGAGCGACGTGGATGACATCGCCGCCGTGGCCGCGGTGGCCCGCGAGGTTCGCTTCCGCTCGGGCGAGCGCATCTTCAACCAGGGAGACCCGGGCGATGCGCTCTACGTCATCGTCGAGGGCGCGGTGGACCACTTCCGCGATGGCGAGCATGTGTTGCGGCAGCACTCCAAGGAGACGTTCGGGGATGTGAGCCTGCTGGATGGCGCGCCGCGTCCCGCCGACGTCGTCGCGGTGAATGACACCCGGGTGCTCGTCATTGATCGGCGCGACTTCCTCGATCTGCTGGCGGACCGCCCCGAGCTGCTCACGGGCTTCTTCCGCGCGGTGAGCCAGCAACTGCGCAGGTTCGTCGAGGCGGAAGCGCCCCGGCCCGAGAGTCTTTCCAGTCCCCCGGAGCCGGAGCCGGTGGCCCTCAAGAAGGTCTGAGCGGGGCGGGGCCGCTCAGGAGGAGGGCGCGTCCGGATCCTTGACCGGCGTGAGGGGAGCGGGCGCGGCGAGGGTGGCCCGGTCTGTTGCGAGCAGGTGCGCGGAGGCCACGGGGATGAGCGGGCGCAGGAAGCACTTCAGCAGGGGCAACATGGACAGCCCGCGCACGATCGCGAGCCCGGCGAAGGCCCACGGCTGGCGCTCCACCTCGGCTGCCGGTGGGAACGCGAAGCGGGTCCTCTCCGTCCAGAAGCGGCCGTAGCTCTGGAAGAGCTTCCAACGAAAGCCGGGCACCTGCGTGGTGAGCCCGATCCAGAAGCGCAGGAACCAGGGCGGGCGCCCCGAGGTGTCCGTCCAGGCCCGCGCGCTCTTGCTCGCGGTGAACACCACCACCCAGTAGGCGCTCCAGAGGGGGACGAGCACCGCCAACAGCGGGCGCGTCATGGGCAGGGGCGCCGCCAGCAGGGACAAGATGGGGATGCCCAGCAGGATGACCACGAAGGAGCGCCAGCGATGGCGCACTTCCTTGACGAGCCAGCGGAAGTTGATGCGGACGCGCGGGGTGAGGGGGCCATCCTCCGGCTCCAGGTTCGTCAGGAGGCTGGCGTCCCGGGCAATGGCGTCATGGAAGTCCCGTGAGAGCGCGACGACCACCCACTGGGCGAGCTGCAGGGCGGCGAACAGCGCCGCCCAGAACTCGAACGTGGCGACGTTCGAGAGGTTCTCGGCCTCCAGCTCGAACTTCACTTCTCTCGGGGAATTCTTTTCTTCCGCTGAAGGAGCCTCCTCAGAGGTCTCCACGCGCACGCCCTCAGGGGAGATGGAGATGCGCACCGGGGTCTCCTGGCGCGAGGAGACAGAGCGCCTCTGGGAGGAGCGATCCGCCGCCTTCGTGCCCCCGTCCATGAAGAGCAACCCCAGCGCGAGGACGGCCACCGCCTGGAGGATGCCCACCCACAGGTAGCGCCGCCAGGCCGGCGCGTCTGCGGAGAGGGCGCGGAGCAGGTGATACGGCAGGCACAAGCCGTGGAAGAACGCACGGATGGGATGCTTGGGGCTCGGAAGGGTCTGGCGCTGGAAGTGCGTCGCGCCACTGCGTACATCGTCCCACGCGGGGGGACGCTCCAGGCCGTCGGGCCGGGACGGTATCGGCTTCGCAGCCGGGGAGTCCTGCTCGTTCCACTCGGACACGGCTTGAAGGTAGCACAGGCGCCGGGACGCATTCGGAACCTGTCTGGTTGCCTGATTTATGGTAGACGCGCGCTCGTGAGCCCGATCTCTTTGCGAGCCTTCTTTTCAGAGTCCTCTTCGTCTTCTTCCTCGCGGCGCCGCGCCAAGGGAGCCCTGGCGCTGGCGCTCCTCGGCGGGCTTGCCGCCTGCGAGAAGCCCACGCCGCCGCCCCCGCCCGTTCAGGCCCCGCAGGACGCGGGCCCCACGGCGCCCGCGGTGCCTCCGGAAGTGACGCTCCTGGTGACGGGCGGTGTGGGTGGGCAGCTGCTGCCCGTGGGCGAGGGAGATCAGCTCAAGGGCGGCGCGGCGGAGATCCTCGGCCAGTGGGTGGCCGAGGAGAAGCACTGTCCCACCCCGCTGTCGCAAGGGCAGGCCGAGTGCAAGGATCCCGGCACCCTGGTGCTCTCCACGGGCGACAACTGGAACGGCCCGGCCATCTCGTCCTTCTTCGTGGGGGAGACCACCTCCGCGGTCATGCGGCGCTTGGGTTACGCGGCCTCGGCCCTGGGCAACCACGAGCTGGACTACGGGCGTGAGCAGTTCACCAAGAACGCCGCCATCGGTGGCTTCCCGTTCCTGGCCGCCAACCTGAAGGTGAAGGATGCGGCGCTGGCCAAGGACTTCCAGGTGCCGGCGTTCCAGGTGTTCGAGCGGCACGGCTTCAAGGTGGGCGTGGTGGGGCTGGCCTCCGGCAAGACGGTGTCGGCCGCGATGGCGGGCCGGGCCGATGGCCTCGAGCTCATCGGTTACGAGGAGGCGCTCACGGGCGCCATTCCCCAGGTGCGGTCGGCGGGCGCCGACGTGGTGGTGGTGGTGGCGGATGCCTGCCCCTCCGAGCTGAAGCCCCTCGTCGAGAAGCACGCGGACTGGAA encodes the following:
- a CDS encoding cyclic nucleotide-binding domain-containing protein; amino-acid sequence: MSATESSWVQRLWPAAIFQFALIAGVTQLKTAANALVLSRFESQALPYLYLVGALMTAVLTVLPRSRPDAPTESPGLITVMGSILALGLAAGVSAGQRLPALALYLFADTFTTFVSLRFWGRMASAFDAREARRAFTILNGFGMGGGIIGGLLVQALAVRLGTSVVVASGAVGLLAAGIVFHFNMGVVPIVPRPRHAASTAAAPWLYFAQSPYAQVLGALGIAFAVLSSFVDYLFRLRVEGTLSEDGLAALFGSLQLWIGLFCVAFQLLLAERLLGRLGLLRYLALVPLVLAPLAIATLSTPLLWPVHLLRLVETAVNYSILPVGIQLLYAAVSDEQREAVRSAVDGLLRKAGVVLAGLLLIGAGRTATGATMAVAVVGLCIALVVLLFRLKPAYVEALEERVGASVDEEVEVGGETQKLLVEALGASAPERVLRAVDMLAQAEVPLRAHLPALLSHSNERVVERGVELALELGAYETSPTLERLVEEGPRRPRDQAVWALARLSPGRAERLLPSLLEHPDIGLRCAAIGAMIHSQGHSAALAALSALLARGAQAPVAERREVARLLGRLNDSRFASPLAQYLSDADSSVRRVAIDAAGVGQYLELAPRLLTFLTWREERKDAREALAALGDRVMPLLEVTLNNRAAPVAMRLQLTRVMRSIATSDALHAFLFSNVRDDAFLQFRIGSEMSRLRDEHPEFPVDVERVREALGRRREVYRERVEAFRDLRAALGDGSLLTRAVGDRLDQALELSFFLLGLLHPPQVMRRVHQLLVGKDPRRRAYALELLDNVVEEEDRDLVLEQVEAHHRDLPLGAAGRLESHLEVLIQSEDSVLRACARYVAQRQGSLVVPSAQESDMSEVTVQKMFALESVSVFSQSDVDDIAAVAAVAREVRFRSGERIFNQGDPGDALYVIVEGAVDHFRDGEHVLRQHSKETFGDVSLLDGAPRPADVVAVNDTRVLVIDRRDFLDLLADRPELLTGFFRAVSQQLRRFVEAEAPRPESLSSPPEPEPVALKKV
- a CDS encoding bifunctional metallophosphatase/5'-nucleotidase encodes the protein MSPISLRAFFSESSSSSSSRRRAKGALALALLGGLAACEKPTPPPPPVQAPQDAGPTAPAVPPEVTLLVTGGVGGQLLPVGEGDQLKGGAAEILGQWVAEEKHCPTPLSQGQAECKDPGTLVLSTGDNWNGPAISSFFVGETTSAVMRRLGYAASALGNHELDYGREQFTKNAAIGGFPFLAANLKVKDAALAKDFQVPAFQVFERHGFKVGVVGLASGKTVSAAMAGRADGLELIGYEEALTGAIPQVRSAGADVVVVVADACPSELKPLVEKHADWKLALVVGGGRCAQPFETAKVGETSIVSISRGLDKYLRAHITFDPKKPAGQKLSALDAKLIAVPAGAGAAAPDSQTAQIINGFKEQLDQRLGEQIGFTKKGLKQDSKEMVRWITGSMREILGTDAVVINRKGLRQGLPAGPITLGSIYSVLPFENSLMITQVKGADLIKELANPEALISGFTAAGKNKFKDSKGKALDPKKAYKVATIEYLYFGGDGFGFDKLDAEPTETGMAWQTPVIDWTKQQGFTEAKPLEKSLPK